The following is a genomic window from Malus sylvestris chromosome 7, drMalSylv7.2, whole genome shotgun sequence.
CTGCCCAAGCTTCTTTCGGGCAGATACAAAACCTCAGCAGGAGGGTTTCCTCCAAACCTCTATAAAAGGGAGCAGATGCAcaaggattatggacactcaaacaaacaaacaaaagcacaaactctgctcaaaccagatttgccaaAAGCCTTCTTTTATCTAGCTTATTAGCTCTGCTGCTCACTTGCGGTATTGATCTCATTTGTAGCTGTTATGTACTCATTTCCAGtcatataaattacaagcaatctgcaatattagccACTTTCCCttgtcatttatatttccaagcaaccttgtcatttacatattgttctatctctccatataagtaaagtccttatttttaaggcaaagaaagaaccttgatttgagcaactcccactcaaatggcacaatctcttgatttgaagtcaaaaggcgcaacctcaatcattcaaatcccgtctactagcggcatctagtagtggcacgcccgcacccaccaatctcgtatgtgcAGTAAATCCCCGACTTGCCCGCAAGGCCccatggcggatttagggagcgaacaggttccaccataaaatcaatcgGCAATAGAGGGAGTAGCCCAACTACTTTTAAGCACATGCAAATCTCTCTTTTTCTTAATGTGGAATTAATTCTTAACATATTAACCACTATCACGGCTCTGTTTTTGTATTGCCAATCAccactttcttttcttcctttttgaaGAGAATGATTTCGTTATaaactttattttcttcctatttTGAAGAGAAGGATTTCATTATAAATGAGTGAATTATGTAACTGAATTCAACACAATGATTTTCTGTTGCACATGCTTGTTATTTATGGCCTACGGATTAAacgaattaaaagaaaattgaggtACAAAAGAAAGCAAGAGTGCAAAATGAGTGAAAATGTGTCTACTACCGATTAAGAGCAACTTCATCCCTAAAAAATGAGTTGGCCCAAAGTCCATTTAATCCAcccaaatgaatagtaattgactccaatgaacagtaattggcCAAGTACATCTCTACTCCTAAAAAATGAGCTGGGCAAAAGTCTAGTCAatccatattaaattttataaaataattaaaaaaaatattttaaatttcggaTAGAAATTTTAATCAATCTtgtcatgccacgtgtcatttccgaaaatacaatttttgtgaaaatggttgaagtgtgtgtgtgtgtgtgtgtgtaaatcttttattttaaaatgaaatCCAACAGCCTAAATGTGGACACGTGGCCCTTAAGATTCTGACTTTTTTTAACACTTGAATGCGCACCCTGAATCCCACAtgccaacggtaaaaaaaaaaggaaattcacaTAGCTGACGCCAGTCTGGCGTCATGTAAGCCGGTCTCTTGCTCAATCTATTATGTGCTGACCTTAAAGCTGGCTTCCACGTTGGGCCAACCTATTGGGTGGGGTGGAGTGGGTTGTTAGAGGTGGAAGTGCTGTAAAcgaattaaaagaaaaacctaCGACAGTCCTCCCTCAAAAAGAGACAAACAAgaaaacatcatacattcatgTTCCGTTGCATGTTCAAGGCCTTGCAGCAAGGTTGCACGAAAAATGTGTGTTCCTTTTTCAAAAGGGAATCTGAAGCATGTCATTAATTTGATCCGTAAATGGTTAATTGTCCTCCGAATATTAATATGCTTACAAAGCTCCCAACAGAAACAGGACAAACATCAAGAGAAAAGACCATGGAACACGGTCAATCGGATGCCAGGAAATTGCAGCACATCATCAGTTATTCAGACACAAGAAGAAAACCAACCAACCAAACATACGAGAAAGGTAACGATTGATTTGAAACAATTCTGACAACTAGCAAACAATCTAGTTAATACTGTTACaataaaggaaaaacacttAGCCAAAAGATGAGAGATCAATAAGCGTACATAGCAAGGCACATAAGTTCACGTACTTGTATTTCAACCTATCAAGCCAATTACCCACCTTCCACCGTAATTAAAGTCATCTTTTGTTGCTTTGAGTACCTCTACAAACCCttgtgagagattttttagtgtaaccAACACACGAgttggtacatcacgtgtcactatacaaatggtgagatatgtgtgttaaaaagttaataatttaaaaaataaaatttttcactacttacataaaaacacgtctTGTGCTcccgtcacaataaaaaatttatcccTTCACTGGTTGAAATTAGAGGTAGAAGAGAACTACTGCCTCCAACCAATCACGGGATCACCATCAATAAGACAAAGGCTGCCCTCGCAAATCTTTGCATCAAAGCGAACTGGCAGACCGCAAATATTATCTTGGTATCCAATTTTTCCCTttaaatcaaaccaaacaaatgCTTCCTCGTCCTCCTTCAAAAGAACCATTTCACCGTTCTTTGAAAAGACCAAAGGTGGGCAATAGTTAAGCAACCaagtcatagtttcctttttaATAGAATACAGAAGGGTCCAAGGTCCTCCAAAATCCTTCATAATCCAAACATCATTTCCGGTGTCCCAATCATGAACATAAACACATAGAGAGCCCACTAAAACCTCCAACTCCATGACGGTACTGTAATCCTCATCCACCGGGGTGTCAAACTCCCGATACTTTTCAGTAGCAAGATCAAGGGTCAGAATTATGAATCGATACATATCTAATCTGTTCGGCATTAGCCAACACAGAGCACCATTTAAAAACTCCAGCGCCGTGTCATACACATTCAGTGTACTAAAATCATTGCGAGGCAAGTTCTTGATCCTTTTCCATGAGTTCAATATGAGGCTATATTATAAATACTATCCTCAGAACTCACAAAGACTCCCTTACTAAGCTCCGCAATTCGCAAATGTTTAAAGTCATCATAAACTGAATCATACCCGAACCCTAGGGATATATGTAAATCTGATGATGGCTGCTGCTGCTCAATGGCTGGGAGGGGAATCATCTTAAACTTTTGAATTGACGGGTTCCACAAAGCGACATTCGTACGGAGACTATTGCAAATGCAAACCACTCCATGAATCGAGCACCCCAGTATCTGATACCTCTCAGGGGATTTCAACGGCCGCTCAATTTTAACGACTGTCCGGAACGTTTCGCTGCCGTTGACAGCCGATGAAAAATAATCTAATGAGGGGGAGCCAATTGACCTGACTAAAATGGTGCGAAAGGAATTGGTTTGGATGGAGCGTTGAAGATGAGCTTTGATGAAGTGGTGGTGGCGGATGATGGCATTCCAAGCTTTGGAAACGCTGAGGAATCGAATCAAATCCTTGGGCGGAAGCCTTGATAGGATGTCGAACAGTAGCTCCGGTGGGAAGTCTGACATTGACGTTGGTTTCTTCTCTGAGGAGCAACAATAATCTGGAGAAATCAGGAAAGGATTCCACCTAATCATTCTCGTCAAACAATCTGAATCCTTAAAAtttgttgtttatattaatttcatatataattgatattgtgaatttcttttatgattattattattagaatttttgtgTTATTTCCATATTTTCTATTATTGCTCCAACACCAATTTGGCTTTAGTAGACCACCGACCAACAAGATCGATAGGGGGCATATCTGAGTTTGTGGCTAGTTATCTATGTAAGTCTCGAACTGCACAAGTTTATGTAAGTCTCACCAACTTTCTCAATGAAATATTGTTCGTGCTATATaatcataaaaaagaaaaattaaaaaaacaaattatcaaCAAATATGCACGAGGAAGATGTTATAAGTAGCTAAATGATCATGTGAAGCAGAGAAGTTGTTCGTTGTTTGTTGGTGGACATGGAGATCAAGTCCAAGTAGTGCATGGCTTCACAAGGAAGTAGCCCTTCAAGGAGAAAATTGAACAAATGCGATGAGTGTGACTGTTGCATCACATCCAAACACTCGTCCAATAGTCTCTGCTGCTGCTCTTTGCTCAGCTCGGCTGCCTCCATGTACGGCAATACTTCTCTTTCCTCCTCCGTAAAGTGTTGTCTATAACGCTCCTACATATTAAGtccaaataaaatatatatttagtaaTATTATTATGTGTAGAATATTATATTGTATGACTTAATACAGTGCTAATCACGTAGACCCCACTGTATAATATTCTCTCATCATCCAAAGTTCCAAACCTTTCATTTTTTAGAACTCCAtacaaaaattcgtccaaataaaaaatcattttatttGATTGTTGTTATAAACATTTCATTGTGTTTTTAGCAACACTGTGCATGTCTATTTTTTCTTTGTCCCAATTTGATATTGAAACGCTTTTCGATATGGATAAAATTCTGTAAGAAAGATTTTTGAATGAAgatccagaaaaataaatattttgaattatGAAAAAAGATTATGGAATGAATTTAAACACgcaattaatattatattaaattactAACTAGTTAGCTCTATATAACACTAATAAAACAATAACAAGAAGCAGTTAACATGGATCACCTGTAGTGAATTGAGGCGCTTAGAAAAGTTAGAAAGAGCTTCTTTGTAGTAACGACTCCCAATGTCAAGAACCTCAATGGATTTGATGTCTTCTTTGATGCCGTTCATGATGGGTAGGTCCCTTGCGTGTTCTTCATTCGCAGCTTTACAGATTCCTGCATAATTATTTGGTTAGTTTACCAtcttaactttatttaataataattgttattaacattttaaaattttcattttactctaaaaaaaatttataatcagAAAGAAACATACGATTGttaggagtgtagaatgagatttttggaatgctaataacagttgCTTTGTTTTAACTCAACATTTTAGCTAAGTTATGACATTTGCTgggtttttaaaataatttattattatatcacttagtattacaatctagtagtatttttttcacttgtaaataaaaaaatttatattcaaatttcGAAAATGACGAGTTTTATGGCAATTTATTCTTTTTCCCTTTATGTCATTATACAGTATGGCGTATGTGTGAAAAATCTTTCCATATTCACTTACATATATAATCTTATGGTTTTTTACTCCATCAAAATTATATTCATGGAAAATTCTTACAAATGACAAGAAGTTTAGGTGCCCGAAAATATTTATAGAAGATTCCTACATATACCTTTATTTTTGCAAtcctaaaaatatatataccaaaaaaaagtaaaagttTAATTGGTAAATATTCTtctgaaaaaaggaaaaaaagatgtGACCTGGATCACAGTAGTTGAAGATGGGGAAGAGGAGTCTCTCCTCCATCTGAGCGTGTTCCAACATCAGCTCCAAAAGCTGCGAGTAGTTCCTCCCCAGCTTCCTTAACTCCATCCGAGCACTCCCCACCGTCGGATCAACCACCCCTCCTCTTCCTTTACCCGGACGCTTCAACAGATCCATAACCCACCTCACCAACCTCTCCAAGTGCCACGCCAGGCTCCTGTGTTGCAGCTCAGTCAGCTTCACAACCGCCGCCACCAGCGACGTCGTTTGGGTTTCAGAGGACGACCCCGTTTGAAGAAGAAGCGGCGGATGAGGGAATCTGGCCTCCATCAACTGCAGCAGAGTATTGGGTGGCCCTGAAACCCTCTCAGCTGGCTCCGACGATGACCCGCCCTCCTCCACCTCCATCGCCACCTCCAAGTTTCTATAATCTTCGTCGTTTTCGTCGTTGTCGTCGTTGTCGTCGTTGTCGTCGTTGTCGTCGTTGTCGTCGTTGTCGTCGTTAGATCTGGCTACCACCACGCAGCGAAGTGAGACAGCCGCCTCCTTGTATTTGAGGGCAAATCGGATGTAGTTTGTGCTGCTGGGAGAGCCGTACAGTCGGACTGTTGTCGTCAGTTGTTTTTGCGGCACTATATCTGCCGTCGATTTCTTCCGCTTCGCGAAACAGATCCCCATTATTTACAATTCAAAGATATACATATATCATCGGTAGCGGCCGGTAGCTATTATATATGAAAAACTTGGAAAATTGAGGCCGTTAGATTCTTTCATCATGTATATTACTATATAGAGTAGCAGTGGTTGTGGTGGTTGATTTCTCTTTACATGGGAACTTTGCTTGCATTGCAAGGCAATGGATGGAAAGAGGAACAAGATATGATgaaaaagtagagagagagacagcGTCAAGCCAAGTATGATCCGAACTAAGATTATAATGAAAGTTAGTAGCAAAGTGCGTCAACCACACTTCTTCTTTTGtccaataaaataaataaataaagagttTTTATCCGGTTTCTAAAATTGAGGCACCTCATAAAGATAAagatggtcattgaaattgaaaatcagaTCAAAATAATtcttgaaaataggtgttgcaaatcaatatAGTCTTTTAAGCAGATGTGGCAAATCAACTCATTGAGTTGTTAAAATATCATCTGACACCATCATCACCACTATCAATCTCACATGTATATTATAGTGATATCAAATTAAAGTGTCTTAACAATTACCCATTAGCAACCCAACAGGTTGAATAGTCACTtaacaactaaaataaaatggtaattgtcttgatgattagAATCTTCTTTTACCTACTGTGTCCCTGTTCAAACTCTTCTCCCTTTCGTTAGTGTAGTTTAGAGTAAAACTATCGTTTTTATTTAGAAAAACAAGTAACAATCTGTAACACCAAGATTTGAAAAGTTACTCTCTTTCACCAACGGCCAAGTCATGCAAATTCTCTACCCATCTTATataaaaattgataaaattaGAGAAATAAAATATCATATTTTGTTGAGTGTTCCAAAATTGCATCCTTTGATTCATTGGTTCCTTGGATTGAATTATTTGAGACAGCTTCAAAGATATAGGCTTCAACCGAACTGTGTTGTTCTAGCCCTACTTTTTAGTGTATTGTATGAACTATTGACTGTGATCTTTGTGGTTTGTTATAGAAAAGTCGATGGATGTGTGTGTGACTCTTTCGGGATTTTCAGTGgtttgattatgatttcataaagtattGAGTTTATATTTTATGTTTATAAACCGTGATTGATGGATACGTTTTTATATTATCACATACATTgcattattgtcactcacacgAGTTTCGCGGCTTATCTGGGTTGTTGATTTACCGGGTGCACCGTTCCCATGGTGTAGGGGCGATTATGCAGGTTTAGTTGATATGTGGAGCCTCTGGAGTAGCATATTGTTGCCAGACAGCTAGGAATGTTAGGTTACCCTTATCTTTCCTCGTATTTATTTTCGACTTTCCTTTGGAAGCCTACTGACATTGTCCCTAGTGAGAGTAATCCTTATTGCATAGTTGTTGtaaatattgttaatttcattttagtatTTCGGTTGTATTTCTTGGCATCCCCCTACATAGTCTACCGTTGCACGTCGATTCTGGACCTATGTCAGGATCGGGGTGTGACAAAAGGTGCTCAA
Proteins encoded in this region:
- the LOC126628014 gene encoding uncharacterized protein LOC126628014 — encoded protein: MGICFAKRKKSTADIVPQKQLTTTVRLYGSPSSTNYIRFALKYKEAAVSLRCVVVARSNDDNDDNDDNDDNDDNDDNDENDEDYRNLEVAMEVEEGGSSSEPAERVSGPPNTLLQLMEARFPHPPLLLQTGSSSETQTTSLVAAVVKLTELQHRSLAWHLERLVRWVMDLLKRPGKGRGGVVDPTVGSARMELRKLGRNYSQLLELMLEHAQMEERLLFPIFNYCDPGICKAANEEHARDLPIMNGIKEDIKSIEVLDIGSRYYKEALSNFSKRLNSLQERYRQHFTEEEREVLPYMEAAELSKEQQQRLLDECLDVMQQSHSSHLFNFLLEGLLPCEAMHYLDLISMSTNKQRTTSLLHMII